The nucleotide window acatgacaaacttTTACAGTTTACTTCACTGACTGGATATGACAACTggagtgactcctcccacttgcattccaaacaggaagtacccactggttccaagaacCAGAATCAACTTCtatgcagaaacaaacaaatccttcgatttgtcaaaataaccattcatcctttttatgtatttatttttgctgtagtgCAAGTTAATTAANNNNNNNNNNNNNNNNNNNNNNNNNNNNNNNNNNNNNNNNNNNNNNNNNNNNNNNNNNNNNNNNNNNNNNNNNNNNNNNNNNNNNNNNNNNNNNNNNNNNNNNNNNNNNNNNNNNNNNNNNNNNNNNNNNNNNNNNNNNNNNNNNNNNNNNNNNNNNNNNNNNNNNNNNNNNNNNNNNNNNNNNNNNNNNNNNNNNNNNNNNNNNNNNNNNNNNNNNNNNNNNNNNNNNNNNNNNNNNNNNNNNNNNNNNNNNNNNNNNNNNNNNNNNNNNNNNNNNNNNNNNNNNNNNNNNNNNNNNNNNNNNNNNNNNNNNNNNNNNNNNNNNNNNNNNNNNNNNNNNNNNNNNNNNNNNNNNNNNNNNNNNNNNNNNNNNNNNNNNNNNNNNNNNNNNNNNNNNNNNNNNNNNNNNNNNNNNNNNNNNNNNNNNNNNNNNNNNNNNNNNNNNNNNNNNNNNNNNNNNNNNNNNNNNNNNNNNNNNNNNNNNNNNNNNNNNNNNNNNNNNNNNNNNNNNNNNNNNNNNNNNNNNNNNNNNNNNNNNNNNNNNNNNNNNNNNNNNNNNNNNNNNNNNNNNNNNNNNNNNNNNNNNNNNNNNNNNNNNNNNNNNNNNNNNNNNNNNNNNNNNNNNNNNNNNNNNNNNNNNNNNNNNNNNNNNNNNNNNNNNNNNNNNNNNNNNNNNNNNNNNNNNNNNNNNNNNNNNNNNNNNNNNNNNNNNNNNNNNNNNNNNNNNNNNNNNNNNNNNNNNNNNNNNNNNNNNNNNNNNNNNNNNNNNNNNNNNNNNNNNNNNNNNNNNNNNNNNNNNNNNNNNNNNNNNNNNNNNNNNNNNNNNNNNNNNNNNNNNNNNNNNNNNNNNNNNNNNNNNNNNNNNNNNNNNNNNNNNNNNNNNNNNNNNNNNNNNNNNNNNNNNNNNNNNNNNNNNNNNNNNNNNNNNNNNNNNNNNNNNNNNNNNNNNNNNNNNNNNNNNNNNNNNNNNNNNNNNNNNNNNNNNNNNNNNNNNNNNNNNNNNNNNNNNNNNNNNNNNNNNNNNNNNNNNNNNNNNNNNNNNNNNNNNNNNNNNNNNNNNNNNNNNNNNNNNNNNNNNNNNNNNNNNNNNNNNNATCTGTTAAATTGGAACCAGAAGGTTTTTTTAATTCGTACTTTGCAAGAAAAACTAGCTCAGTATTTGCAGCACACTGTCTGTTCAAATTATCTCGAGAGGACAATCCAAAGAGACAAAAAGTGAtgtgaaaaaatccaaaaatggaAAGAGAAAAGGTTGACAGACGTGCTAAAGTTCATCTCCTGTGAGTGAGCTCATCACCGGCCCTTCTCTGGCTCTCAGATTCTGGGGCAGTCTGGATTCAGTTAATGCCGCTGGCAGTTTTGGACGCAGAgccaaaaaaaggaaggaaaaagtgATGGaacattcacatttttcagAGAAATGCGTTCCAGCTGAGCATCTGGTATTCTCAAACATCTGAGCCTGAGTGTGTGCGTCAATGTGTGGCTGTACCACAGTATGTTTGGTTAAACTAGATTAAACTAGGTTATTTACAAGGTTAAATAGATTCCATAGGGTTAGATTTATTTGTTGATCTGTGAAGACAAAAAGTCCGATTTAGgggctgtttttgtttcataaagaGCCCCTAACccaccaaaataataaaatgtgtgattgtgaggcaaaataaaagtctgaggGTCCATCCTCAACAAAGTCAGTGCAAGAAAAAGAGGCAGGTAGCAGGACATCTGTTGCAGGACATTGGATATTCTTCATTCAGCGCGTCCCGTCACAGCCTGACTCTATTTCCTCGCCCACTGCAAAAGTACTTTGGTCCCAGACTCCGCCTTCTCTCACCACAAATATCTATGGTctgtttttgctctttcttcTCATCTTCCCCTCATTCCTCTCTGTTATAACTCTTCTTCGACTGacagaaaaactgtaaacaaaaaaaacaaaaaaaaagaaaagaaaaacgccatgtcagaaaaatacaattaaaaaaagggtgTCTCCATGGTTATGCGATGTGtataattttcacattttccaaattttttttaattaaaaaagttaaatctaGCCGCGACCTGAAAAAATATTAggatttttgtctgttttatatTAGCTTCCTTTAAGCTGATTTTTTATTTGCCCTTTGGTTTCTTAAAGCAGCATTtcaatgtttatatatatttattatagttTATTATAGTTTAATTACATTATACAGAACAGATTTGTATGTTTCtcagtaacttttttttgagcaatgtttttatttccacaatTCTAAGTAATATAATTTTTCAAGTGTGCATATGGTGAAGATATTATCAACCATAAAAAGTCTAAAGGAGATATAATATagtaaaatacaatataataccataaaatggaataaaataaaatgcaataaaataaaataaaataaaataaaatatttcaaaaaaatatacaacgttgtaaattatatttttaaaaatctaattattttattaaaatactaatgtcatttatttaaatgtatttatttccttGTTCTgtctttgctgatttttttttaatttcttctgggctcatctaaaaaaatcttgtggGATCTGTAACATTTCTGTCTAAAGaaccagatttaaaaataaataaataaataaataaataacttaaagcTGCTTTCTGTAGGtgaagcttttctttcttttgctcCTTCTTAACTCTGGAGTAAAATGAAAATTCTAATAACTCCAGTAAATTCTGGGTCAAGTTCTGGCGTGTTCTTTAAACTACTCTGTGACATTTAACCAAATGATTGATTGGACACATTTTTGCAGTCCTACTTCAGCTTAAGCAGGTCTAAACTCCAGCAGTGGGTTGTAATAAACGTCTGAAAACGCTATAAGATATTGAGATAAAGCAAAATCGCGTCCGCCAAAGATCTGCTCTGCTTTTCACAGACGGGACCTGAGCTGGTGTCTGTGTTGTCCTCTCCCCTTCTGTCAGCCGTTTTAATGCTGAACTCGTATATACAGAGTGGCTGGGCGGTGCAGGAGGAACCATCAGGCTCAGCAGTCCTTCTCCAAGCCTGGCAGGAAGTGGCCAGGACAGCTGCTTGCAATTCAACCTGGGAGTTGGGTGACCTACTTTGCAGCACGGTGTGCTTTCTACTGTAAATGTGGCAGCAGTTTTTCTGCCTGTTATTACAACTTGTGTGACTTTTGTTGTAAAGTTATTCTGATTTTGCACCACTTCTTACAAGTTTAATGCAAAATAGAGAAATTAACAGCACCACTAAGTTGATTTTGACTCTAAATTATGACTAATTGCACAATTaattaaagatttgtgtttaataGGTATGAAATATCTTGATTTAACTGATCAGTTCTTACACTTTCTGTCTAAACAGCCTGTTTCCACATAAATTGTGGGATTTTCGACCAATCCACATGAATTTAAACtcatttaatggatttatttttttaattaatgctttCAATCCcgattttttgtttattaaccctttaaaaccagctccagtgtttacgttctttgatttgctgtttatttttttaagtgtgaacACGATCAatataattccagtagattctgaaggagaaaagcagaatgagttcttttaattatgagagtaagcctgccctcatttcccatcatccctgcTTAATTTTGTCTCTAACTGGACtttttcaaactatattttcttttttattgtccaGATTctcaacagtttgaataaagaaatactcagaaatgcaatttgagcTCTATTTCCCTAatttattataagaaaaatgccacaagaacatgttaaaaacctctttttttaatggagtaTGTCTTTAAATTGGGACAAATTTACTgaagttttgttgaaaaaaatgtaacttccaACTGTGGGATCAGAGTCCTGAATCAGCCAAGTAAAGAGGAAGTGGAGTCGTTGCACCAGAGCCTCCCCAAAAACTTCCTGCCCCTCCACCTCCCTCCATCTGCCAGCAGAGCGGCTAGAATTTCAGTGGGCGATGGGTCGATCTGCAGATGCAGCCACATCTGTCTCATCCTTCCAGTTTGCTCGCTCTTTCGTTCACCTCCTCCTTTAAAACCCCCTCCCTCCGTCGGTGACTTCTGCACAATAAGCAACATCTGGTTCTCATTtcctcaacacaaaaacaacatgaggattgggggggggggcagacgTGAAAAGCCTGTAGGAACTTCTTTTCTCACTGCTGGGGCAGTTTGAGGTCTTTGATGGTGGAGGAGTGAGCATCAACCAGACTGTAACCTCTCCAAACAATCCTTCTTTTAACTCCCCCCCCCCTCCTGTGGTTTGTTACATGTCTGCGACACAACAAGCGGCCTTCTCCTTCGCATGAAGAAACACTGAAACAAGGAAAAGATGAGGAGGGAAGAACACTCCCTTATCCACAGAAAAGAATCTGCAACTCAGCGGCTAGCAGCCCTAATTACAGTGGGGCTTTGCTGAAGTCGGCAACTAAAGCGGGGCGAAGAGAAAGATCCAAGCGGAGGGAGAGGAAAAATGTGAGgaagggaaaaagaaaagcaaatgtCACTAATGTGAGCCGGGGGGACAGAGAGGAAAGGTTTACCTCATTTTACAGTCAGTTTAGGACTCAGATTCACACCGAGTCAATGTTGACTTTTACAAACACACAGCTGCACCGCGTCTCTGCCAATCTTTCCATTTGCTTTTATTCTGCACTTCTGCATTAATATGACCTAAgcattgttttatttgagtggGTTCAAAACAATGATGGAGGGTTTTGATCCAAAGTGATTCTTAGGGCAAAATATTGATTATAATATTAGTTTAAACTAATTCATCAACATAAGTATTGGTAAGGAAGATTTTGCAGCAcacatgcaacaaaaacatatataaaatgcaaaaataattatCCCCAGCAGCAGTGCTGGACTAAAAGGAGgatattgtttttgcaattcttcttCTTGTGCCCTTGAGCCAAAATTGTCCCTGATTTATGCTCCTAAACACCTAAATTTGCCCCTGTCACATGTAATTAAACTCACCAAATTGAACCATGCCATGTGTACCACACTTGCCAAAATTACCCCTGTCATTTGGTCCAAAATTCAACAATATTTGCCCCTGCCAAAAGCTCCAAAATTCACCGAAATGTGATTTTCCTGCATCTTCCAGAACATACTAAAATTTGCCTTTGCCATGTGCTCCAAAACAATCCAAAATTTACTCCTACTATATGCACCAAAACTAACCAAATTTGCCCCAACCACATGCATAAAAACTCACCAAATTTGCCCCAACCACATGCACCAAAACTAACCAAATTTGCCCCAACCAAATGTTgcaaaactcaccaaaatttacCAATCCTTATGCACCAAAACTCACCCATTTTTACAAATCCTTATGCACCAAAGCTCACCAAAATTTACCAATCCTTATGCACCAAAACTCACCTAAATTTGCCCCTTCCGCATGTTCCGAAATTCACCAAATTTGCCCCTGCTATGTGTCCAAAACTCACCAAATTGCCCCAACCACATGCACCAAAACTAACCAAATTTGCCCCAACCACATGCACCAAAACTCACCAAATTTGCCCCAACAACATGCACCAAAACTAACCAAATTTGCCCCAACCACATGCACCAAAACTCACCAAATTTGCCCCAACCACATGCATAAAAACTAACCAAATTTTCCCCTACCACACGTTgcaaaactcaccaaaatttacCAATCCTTATGCACCAAAACTCACCTAAATTTGCCCCTTCCGCATGTTCCAAAATTCACCAAATTTGCCCCTGCTATGTGTCCAAAACTCACCTAAATTGCCCCAACCACATGCACCAAAACTCACCAAATTTGCCCCTGCCTCAAGCACTAAAACTCACCAAATTTGCTCCTGCCTAAAGCACCAAAGCTCACAAAAAATCGCCTCTGCTACATGCACCAAAACTTACCAAAAATTGTCCCTGACAAATGCTGCAAAATTCACAGAAATTGGCTTTTCCTGCATGTTCCAGAACACACTAAAATTTGCCAGTGCCCGTGGTCCAAAACAATCCAAAATTTTAATCTGTTGCATGCACCAAAAGTCAACACAAGTTGAACGCATCTAGTACctggtgaaaataaaatgtctacATAGTGAATGACCCCTCCAGATATCGATGGTATCACAACGGGTGAAACCGGCcgcaagaaaatgaatggagcTAAAATCTCTTCTCAGgttcaaaaaacatatttcatgaTCCACTAACAAAATCAAAGCACACATGTCGGAGAAATccaaaaaaagctttgaaattattatgggaccTACTTTTTGGCGTCTATTTTGTGCCAATTTTCacattgggaaaaaaattcTCTCGGATATCACCAAGTTAAGTTTGCaattaaaagtaaagttttgttGAACTGTGAAGGAAGAGGACACcaccttgaattaaaaataaaaaaaaacaccattatcAGTGTGAACCTTCTCCTGTTGCTCACAATTTTTTACAAGAATATTCTGAAAAAGTAATACATACATTGTTGGCTCAAGCTGCACAAAATAATATGACATttgatgtaaacattttaaaagtgagggtgtggttaacaaaaaaactctttctCCAAGGAAATcctaaaatttacttttgtagatttttctaaaaattacatagacctgttcgtcacctccaggcaaccaaaaaataatatggtTTCTAAGgagataaaaataatagaaaggctgccattttgaaaaatttgttttttttcatggatttgtcacatgcagctcCTCATTTTGGGCGAAGGCTATTCAGTGCTTTTCATGAAACATTAGAACTGCAGTATTTCCATCTTTAACTGGATTACGCTTCCTCAGATAAACAGATTTACCTTGGTGtccaaaaaatgttcctttcttTGTCTACAGCAGATTGAATCTGTTTCAGACCGATAATCAGatgtgtcaaatgtttttgagGATAAATGTTTAGAGCTTCACTGAAGCTTTCTCCCATGATGCAGTGTTCTGGGATTGTTGGAGACGCCTTTAAATCATCTTGCAGTCTGCAACTGAGCTTAACTTGCTATAAAATGAGCGGAGATGGCCATTAAGCTTCTCCACTTGCAAATGATTTTTCCAGAcagttttctttccttcttgATCCCAGACTAATGTGCATCTGTGGTTTTCTTTTCAGAATCCAACGATCGCTTATTGAGAATCTCTATGTGAAGAATAAATTTAAAGGAATATCTTTATTTTGGTAACATAAACTCAATTGTgcatcaattttaaaattattttctgagtttaaatgtttttatgtgtcCTCTATTTTTAgagtgagtgtttatgttttatttttttaagttaacatTATAAAGTGGTGCCGCCTTTCCATgtataaaagtgtattttatttacagcagatttttgctgcttttcttgAGCTTATTCCTCTTTACAGAGCCGCTTTGAGAATGCTAGCCTGGCAGCTTTTTAGTAAAAGATGAACTGAATGAGACGATAAattatttctaagaaaaaaatctccctTTTAAACTGAGTTATTCTTTAATATAAATTCTCACTTCCTGTTAGGAAATTATGACAAATAACCAAgaagcagttttttgttttgttttttttattttaggtttaatgcattttattttattttttttcggcAAGCACTAAAAAATGGACCAGACTTTGATAATACCACCACTGgaatgttttgtaaataaaaggaaaaaaaagcttaattttggtcccaataagttaaaaatgtaagtcTTGAGCATGCACCTAATTTAAACATTGATGTCACTTTACTTTTGCAACGCCTTCCCTCCTGACTGACTCCACCAgccataaaaatgaagaaaaataaacattttaaagatgagCTCCTCACAAAATGGTGTTTGAAGCACAGTTTGTTTATGAAGGTGaaatgctgccatctagtggaagCAGGTTGACTTTcctaacaaaaaagaaaacagagaaaataagccaaaaattaaatttattgcAGAAATATTcaacaagaaaatgaaatttttaaaagttttgacaaatattttaaaataactaatataacttttttttctgacaaccTGTTTTATATGCTGAACCGAAAGGGTGGAAGTGGGGTAATTTCCACTAAACACCagaacaaaaactggaaaaaaagttgtgataaatgaaaaaaacttcacGATTTTTTCACTAAAAGATTTCCTTTAGGTTTGAGTAAAAGAGACTTTTTGTGCTCCTCTATTCGTTTGGCCTCTTCCTGCTTTTTCTTCCAGGTCTCTATTCCTCGGTCCATCTCTGTGTTCAGCATTACAATCCGTCTCTGAGGAGAACAAAAACTCCATGAGCAAGGAGGGAGcgtcaaacaacaaaacaggCGTTTGTGGAGAAACCTCACCGCCAGAACTTCTCGCTCTTGTTTTCTTCTCAGCTGGCCCTTCATTGGAGGTGCTGGACGACCATctgtgcagaaaaaacaaaacagtatcAGAATCTGACAAACGTAGTTCTGCATGAAGGGAAAACCATATacatgagggtttttttttatatatatacaactTACGTGCATGTCAGAATTTTAAGgcacatgtttaaaaaatccttaacaACTGAATGAAAAggattcacaaaaaatatttcctgtgtgaaaaaaaatctggtaaaagaacattttaatattttaaaaaataagtaactCAAACTGgtatttaataagaaaaaatatttttactgaaaatgtttgaaaaagaataaaatagtgTGTTTATGGGCTTCTTTTAATACCACAAACCCAGTTTAACTTGACCATAACAACACAAGAAGTCACTGTGGCTACAGTTTTAAATACCTGTATCCTCTTAGACTTGATTTATAGTATGAATGTTTGAATTTACCTTCCTACCTTATAACATATGTGggtttttatgctttattagTTGTAAGAATGGGTTGATACGTATCTGATAAagattgttttatgttttttgttcttcttataattttaaacagaaaatgtcctctttgatatttatattttggtaTTTGATATTAtgagtttatgtttttactctaaaagaaaattgcagagattcaatacaaataaataaattaaactgtatATGATAACCTTCAGACTTTTCTGGTAAAGtaaattgatattttctgttttcccaGAAATTAAATATATCTCATTTTCTAAACAACCTACAATGCAACcatcaaaatttaaattagcACCAGAATGGAAATGTTTCCAGCACAGTGGACAGCTTCTTATCCTCATTGCTGCATTAAACAATATCACGACAATGAACACATTCATTTAATGCCTAACAAAACTGCTTACCATGTGTGCAATTGAGTAGATTAAAAGTATTAGAATaaacaataattataaaatatacCTGCATACGACCAGTCAGGCAGATCAGTCAGAGGTCCATATTCTGTGCCGCTTCTAGAGAGTCCATGTctgcaaaaaccaaaacaaaccattcaattcaactgtaacgctagtttttattttttatatttaatgctCTAGATTATTCCATAGTTTTTCAAATAGAAATTGGCAGTATATTGATTTTCAATATCAAagcagtcattttttaaaaagtttttttgaacAGGCCAACATGAAAACCTCCTAAATTATAGATTTCTGTCAGCAGAACAACTAAAAATAGACCAAAGTTAAGAGTTTAGCAGAATGTTACTTACTCTTGTCTCCATTTCTCCCCAGCTCTGACCCCACAGGTCGTGCTGAAGTATTTGTTAGAGttctttaacactaaaaaacaaacaaacaaatgtcatAATAACCCTGCATTCTTTCTACTTTGAGCTGTTTGTAGCCCAAAGCTATTATTAGCATCGGCGTTAGCATTGAGATTAAAACCTAGCAATTTGTTATAATGCCTGATTTACATTCAGCTACGCTTGTAGACAAACAGAAGACCTCAcaattttcaacaaataaaactaaaatgaaccAAAGAGACTCTAAATTTTCTGAGTAACCTCTGTCTCACCTGAGCAGCACAACGTCCTGATGGGGGCGGCCATGTTTGTACAATTAAGTGTTGACCACCAGAGGGTGCTAAAGAGACCCTGAAGAAAAGAACAGATGCGGGTcaggaaaactgtaaaataaaataaacacgtAACATGTCAATCACAGTAGGAGTTCGTGTGTTGTGATGAAGAGTACAGAGTGTGTTAAAAGGCTGGGTCTGGATGAGTAACTCCGGCTGTGCTGCAGCGTCTACTCTCAGGTGCGATCCCACTTTTGATCAGCACGTGGGCTTTGACCTGCTCCGTTTCCGACCTGGGCCGATTCACCCCTCCTTAGACGACCTGGTTGTCCCGGGCTCCCCCAGGAACACCATGTCGATACTGAACTGAGTGCAGACACCCGATCAGCAtagtccactgcagctcagagctCCTGAGCTCCAACCATCCTCCAGCCTCAGCCTCCAGGAAACTTGGATTACAGGCGCGCGCCACCACACCCGGCAGGAGGCTGCAACACAAATCTACTGTTTGACTTTGAACAAGATGCTGCTGTCACACAGGAGAGCAGATTCTGCTGTTAAAACCTGGAAGATATTTAGTTGGCCTAATATctattgaaaatgttaaaatagtgaagagaaaattaaaaaaaaactgaaattgctTCAGAGTTAAACGTTTTACAATGTTGTTTAAAGGATGATTAACAGgatgaaatataatttttattaatacaattttgttgttaaaaacaaaacatctcttCTTAGTGTGAagtatcattgtttttttatgttttgttggcAAATTTTATAATGAAATGATTACTTTGAAatttattctgaagaaaatgCGAAAATCTCAAGGTAGtaattttaatcctttaacactcAATCATTTTAACACATGATGTTACATGTTTTAGAATTATCTTGTcccaataatatatattttgttagtATTAAAGTCTATTTTAGTTATCCTCTACAGTCACATTGCTGCAGCTTCACAAACTGTGAGagctttaaaaaagctaaattctaaaagcTTTCTGAACTCTCTCTCTCTATAatgtaaatcagttttattttaaaataaatctttgtagAGTTAGAGCTTTTCTGACTTACTTTAATTACAGCAGCAGCTACAGTACAGATGAACACATTGTAAATATGATGAAGTCACACTGAGAGGTCAGAGGTGTCATAAGCAGAAGATCTGAGGTCCAAATTCTAAATCCAGCAGTTCTTGCTTTTACTTaatgttgtgtgtgtttgtaattcAACTAtgcatttattaatttcaattattaaaaaaaaaacggcatgGTCACTTAAAATTATTACACtttccctattttttttattcaattttataatttttttgtcagataaaagtaaaaagctactattaataaaaagtcaaataatagATTCCATTTGATCCTTTACATCCAAAGCagacttttctatttttaagataatttataGTCTTATTATATGTAAATCATCCTTTACCCTAACTTGTAAATTTGGGGCTGTACGATTTGTTACTtagttaatttgtttatttccttcaactatattaaattataatttaactGAATGTCTGTCAGGCTTTAACAGCAGAATCTGCTCTCCTGTGTGACAGCAGCATCTTGTTCAAAGTCAAACAGTAGATTTGTGTTGCAGCCTCCTGCCGGGTGTGGTGGCGCGCGCCTGTAATCCAAGTTTCCTGGAGGCTGAGGCTGGAGGATGGTTGGAGCTCAGGagctctgagctgcagtggactaTGCTGATCGGGTGTCTGCACTCAGTTCAGTATCGATATGGTGTTCCTGGGGGAGCCCGGGACAACCAGGTCGTCTAAGGAGGGGTGAATCGGCCCAGGTCGGAAACGGAGCAGGTCAAAGCCCACGTGCTGATCAAAAGTGGGATCGCACCTGAGAGTAGACGCTGCAGCACAGCCGGAGTTACTCATCCAGACCCAGCCTTTTAACACACTCTGTACTCTTCATCACAACACACGAACTCCTACTGTGATTGACATGTTACAGCATCTTTACACTTTCTGActcttattttcattgaaaatattGTTCTTTGTTGCATCAATATCCCCCCCTACTGGACCACACAAGCAACAACATCAAAcgaataatgacaaaaaataactgaagaattttttttgttcattct belongs to Oryzias melastigma strain HK-1 linkage group LG18, ASM292280v2, whole genome shotgun sequence and includes:
- the mrpl52 gene encoding 39S ribosomal protein L52, mitochondrial, whose amino-acid sequence is MAAPIRTLCCSVLKNSNKYFSTTCGVRAGEKWRQEHGLSRSGTEYGPLTDLPDWSYADGRPAPPMKGQLRRKQEREVLARRIVMLNTEMDRGIETWKKKQEEAKRIEEHKKSLLLKPKGNLLVKKS